The Acidianus manzaensis genome has a window encoding:
- a CDS encoding APC family permease, which yields MASEGEVSFGQAIAIGLGAIIGAGIFVLSGTAIALAGSLSLFAFIVIGILSLLISMQLGELSTIFPHAKGTTYSYAYEAFGHELGFLTGIMVYFSFATSIGAIADGFGAYITSVLGISKGFSIIFSVILIIILTILNILGIQKAAEADFYLVIIKLSVLSVFIISAIILSLRIFSFSHFESKPSQIGVVPFFSSGISIFFAYTGFQVITSFADKVKGGVNKAAKAVILSVVISIIFYVLVALSMLFLVPASKFVINADPLSFALSYVHAPSWLYYLIDAGGMIATTSASLAMILLSGRTLYQIGKDMNFPSFLIKYDQNKDVAPNAIIISSAIAIVSLFSGSVFVVASISNFGLLFSFLISSLAIFHFRRKGIIGSYKTPFYPWSVIVTIILLISLLIGFPKEALIINLGVMLSIIIISYILKDIREEKSKYK from the coding sequence ATGGCCAGCGAAGGAGAAGTAAGCTTTGGACAAGCAATAGCTATAGGTTTAGGAGCTATAATAGGAGCAGGAATATTTGTACTTAGTGGCACAGCAATAGCTTTAGCTGGATCTTTATCTCTATTTGCGTTCATCGTAATAGGAATATTAAGTCTTTTAATTTCTATGCAATTGGGAGAACTGTCTACCATATTTCCACACGCTAAAGGCACTACGTATTCTTATGCATATGAAGCTTTTGGGCATGAACTAGGATTTTTAACTGGTATTATGGTTTATTTTAGCTTTGCTACTTCAATAGGTGCTATAGCTGACGGATTCGGAGCTTACATCACTTCTGTTTTAGGAATAAGTAAAGGTTTCTCAATTATTTTCTCAGTAATTCTAATAATTATTCTTACTATACTTAATATTCTTGGAATTCAAAAGGCAGCTGAAGCAGATTTCTATCTAGTTATAATAAAATTATCAGTTTTGTCAGTTTTTATAATATCTGCAATAATTCTATCATTAAGAATATTTTCATTTTCTCATTTTGAATCTAAACCATCACAAATAGGAGTAGTTCCATTCTTTTCTTCCGGAATATCAATATTCTTTGCTTACACTGGCTTTCAAGTAATTACGTCATTTGCAGATAAAGTAAAAGGAGGAGTAAACAAAGCTGCTAAAGCGGTAATTCTTTCAGTAGTAATTAGCATAATTTTTTACGTTCTAGTAGCATTGTCAATGCTATTTCTGGTTCCGGCTAGTAAATTCGTAATTAATGCAGATCCATTATCTTTTGCCTTATCTTATGTTCACGCTCCTTCGTGGTTATACTATCTGATTGATGCTGGAGGAATGATAGCTACTACTTCAGCTAGTTTAGCTATGATCCTCCTTTCTGGTAGAACTTTATATCAAATAGGAAAAGATATGAATTTTCCTTCTTTTTTAATAAAATATGATCAAAATAAGGATGTAGCTCCTAATGCAATTATAATTTCATCGGCAATAGCAATAGTCTCTTTATTTTCTGGAAGCGTGTTCGTAGTAGCTTCGATAAGTAATTTCGGTTTACTATTTTCATTTTTAATTAGTTCGTTAGCAATCTTTCATTTTAGAAGAAAAGGAATTATAGGAAGCTACAAAACTCCTTTTTATCCTTGGTCAGTAATAGTTACTATTATCCTTTTAATTTCACTTCTGATAGGATTTCCAAAAGAAGCATTAATAATAAACCTTGGAGTAATGCTTTCAATTATCATTATTTCATATATTTTAAAGGATATAAGAGAAGAAAAAAGTAAATATAAATAA
- a CDS encoding B12-binding domain-containing radical SAM protein: MKAVLIRPINPNGSAYLRSFGFLPSPLGLIQLAGDIRAVNENNEIKIIDMEADETDISKVINETVNFHPDLVGITLHATAAHNVAINIAKEVKEQSPDTVLVAGGHHATFVPEEMVRNYFDVVVMGEGDETIMDLSKAIENHEDFKNIKGIVYKDKENIIRRTHPRPLILNLDELPMPAYDLVDREKYPFDVFGNSHAVACIETSRGCPYACEFCSVTPTWGNTWRSKSNKRIIKELRELKKLGYDWIFFTDDIFIVYPNIKQRMELFDDMINENLNFNFISQMRVDITAKKPEVIKKASDAGLSIAFLGVESGDDDTLKSMHKGTVTSLAEKAVKILHENGVVILIGLILGSPYDTLKKMWKTVKFAYRLSDFGADSVQFSIYTPLPGTRSFIRALKENKIFTLNWDYYDLLLPVMKIKTNPVLVQFLQYYGNYTFYVRKWIKSKIYRQKIPEKKLKLLREAEKYFINKIPHYTKEIVIGMPKNLLRTWKLYREDKEDLSKEKIEELINSSQIIVYDETNAVKKNRYFMAND, encoded by the coding sequence ATGAAAGCAGTTTTAATACGACCTATTAATCCTAATGGAAGCGCATATCTAAGGAGTTTTGGATTTTTACCATCACCATTAGGATTAATACAATTAGCAGGTGATATTAGAGCTGTTAACGAAAATAATGAAATAAAAATAATAGATATGGAAGCTGATGAAACAGATATTTCAAAAGTAATTAATGAAACTGTAAATTTTCATCCAGATTTAGTAGGCATAACTTTGCACGCTACTGCAGCTCATAATGTAGCTATAAATATAGCAAAGGAAGTAAAAGAGCAATCTCCTGATACTGTATTAGTAGCAGGAGGTCATCACGCAACTTTTGTACCAGAGGAAATGGTAAGAAATTATTTTGATGTGGTAGTCATGGGCGAAGGAGATGAAACTATAATGGATCTATCCAAAGCTATAGAAAATCATGAAGACTTCAAAAATATTAAAGGAATTGTATATAAGGATAAGGAAAATATAATAAGAAGAACCCATCCTAGACCTTTAATACTAAATCTAGATGAACTTCCTATGCCTGCATACGATCTAGTAGATAGAGAAAAATATCCATTTGACGTTTTTGGCAATAGCCATGCAGTAGCGTGCATAGAAACATCTAGAGGATGTCCATACGCGTGCGAATTCTGTTCAGTAACTCCAACTTGGGGAAATACATGGAGAAGCAAATCGAACAAGAGAATAATTAAAGAATTACGTGAACTAAAAAAACTTGGATATGACTGGATATTCTTTACTGATGATATCTTTATTGTATATCCAAATATTAAACAAAGAATGGAATTATTCGACGATATGATAAATGAAAATCTAAATTTTAATTTCATATCACAAATGAGAGTAGATATAACAGCTAAAAAACCAGAAGTAATAAAGAAAGCTTCTGATGCAGGACTAAGTATAGCATTTCTAGGAGTTGAATCTGGTGATGACGATACGTTAAAGAGCATGCATAAAGGTACTGTAACTTCACTAGCTGAAAAAGCTGTTAAAATTCTACATGAAAACGGTGTAGTAATATTAATTGGATTGATTCTAGGATCACCATACGATACTCTCAAAAAAATGTGGAAAACTGTAAAATTTGCATATAGATTATCAGATTTTGGAGCAGATAGTGTACAATTTAGCATATATACCCCTTTACCTGGAACAAGATCCTTTATAAGAGCATTGAAGGAAAATAAAATATTTACATTAAATTGGGATTATTATGATCTTTTATTACCCGTAATGAAGATAAAAACAAATCCTGTTTTGGTACAATTTTTACAATATTACGGAAATTATACTTTCTACGTAAGAAAATGGATTAAAAGTAAAATATATAGGCAAAAAATTCCTGAAAAGAAATTAAAATTACTCAGAGAAGCTGAAAAATATTTTATAAACAAAATTCCGCATTATACAAAAGAAATAGTAATAGGAATGCCAAAGAATCTATTAAGAACTTGGAAACTCTATAGAGAGGATAAAGAAGATCTAAGTAAAGAAAAAATAGAAGAATTAATTAATTCTTCTCAAATAATAGTTTACGACGAAACAAACGCAGTTAAAAAGAATAGATATTTTATGGCTAATGATTAG
- a CDS encoding aldehyde dehydrogenase family protein: MAFINEKTYQNYVEENKEEEFHREFEKALKSVELGKEYPILIGKDQIKLNSKFTVKTPIDTSITLGIFQKDDGNKLDEAIKIAKEAFSYWKNSDWIDRVELAHKAVNEIRRRKFELGAIITYENGKNRYEAMGEVDEAIDYFEYYTKILEDNRGFIREMESRIVKNEKAYSVMRPYGTWLIISPFNFPLAITTTMTLGALLTGNTVVVKPSSDTPISAYMLVSILRKAGFPPEVVNYVTISGELIEKHLTIDGFAFTGSKEVGHRLLKKFINEKPRPAVLELGGKNATIITEKADLQKAIEGTYRGAFGFGGQKCSATSRIFIQSSIYDEALIKLKEKIENTKIGDPRERNTFLGPVINKNAVEKYKNYLKQIQSEGGKILVGGKVIEEEKSYLVEPTVIVDLPYSSPLWKTEFFVPIVLAKEFKKLEEAIKMANDVDYGLTAGIFSEDEKEIQYFFENIEAGVTYANRIYGSTTGAMPGVQPFGGWKDSGYTGKNAGGPYYLLSFLREQARTTYYEEK, from the coding sequence ATGGCATTCATAAATGAAAAAACGTACCAAAATTACGTTGAAGAAAATAAAGAAGAAGAATTTCATAGAGAATTTGAAAAAGCGTTAAAAAGCGTAGAATTAGGTAAAGAATATCCAATTCTTATAGGTAAAGATCAAATTAAATTAAATTCCAAATTTACAGTTAAAACACCAATAGACACATCGATTACGTTAGGAATATTTCAAAAAGATGACGGGAACAAACTAGATGAAGCAATTAAAATAGCAAAAGAAGCCTTTAGTTACTGGAAAAATTCAGATTGGATAGATAGAGTAGAGTTAGCTCATAAAGCAGTAAATGAAATTAGAAGAAGAAAATTTGAACTTGGAGCAATAATTACCTATGAAAACGGGAAAAATAGGTACGAGGCAATGGGAGAAGTTGATGAAGCAATAGATTACTTCGAATATTACACTAAAATATTAGAAGACAATAGAGGATTCATCAGAGAAATGGAAAGTAGAATAGTAAAAAATGAAAAAGCGTATTCAGTAATGAGACCTTATGGAACCTGGTTAATTATATCACCATTTAACTTTCCATTAGCAATAACAACTACTATGACTTTAGGAGCCTTGCTTACAGGAAATACTGTTGTTGTAAAACCTTCATCAGATACTCCGATTTCAGCTTATATGTTAGTCTCCATTTTACGAAAGGCTGGATTTCCACCAGAAGTCGTAAATTACGTTACAATATCAGGCGAATTAATAGAAAAACACTTAACAATAGATGGCTTTGCATTCACCGGATCAAAAGAGGTCGGACATAGACTTTTAAAAAAATTTATAAATGAAAAACCAAGACCAGCAGTACTCGAACTAGGAGGAAAAAACGCTACAATAATAACAGAAAAAGCAGACTTACAAAAAGCAATAGAAGGAACTTATAGAGGCGCATTCGGTTTTGGAGGACAAAAATGCAGTGCCACATCAAGAATCTTCATCCAATCATCTATTTATGATGAAGCTTTAATAAAACTAAAGGAAAAAATAGAAAATACCAAAATAGGAGATCCAAGAGAAAGAAACACATTTCTTGGCCCAGTAATCAATAAAAACGCTGTAGAAAAATATAAAAATTATCTAAAACAAATACAAAGCGAAGGAGGAAAAATTTTAGTAGGCGGGAAAGTTATTGAGGAAGAAAAAAGCTATTTAGTAGAGCCTACTGTCATAGTCGACTTACCTTATAGTAGTCCATTATGGAAAACTGAATTCTTCGTACCTATAGTTCTAGCAAAGGAATTCAAAAAACTGGAAGAAGCAATAAAAATGGCAAATGATGTAGATTACGGTTTAACAGCGGGAATATTTTCGGAAGACGAAAAAGAAATACAATACTTCTTTGAAAATATAGAAGCAGGAGTAACTTATGCTAACAGAATATACGGATCAACTACGGGAGCAATGCCGGGAGTACAACCATTCGGCGGATGGAAAGACTCGGGCTACACAGGAAAGAACGCTGGCGGGCCTTATTACTTATTATCATTCCTTAGAGAACAAGCTAGAACAACATATTATGAGGAAAAATAA
- a CDS encoding DUF1641 domain-containing protein, translating to MSEVEIDEVLDLLKELKETGILDIINSMLRNREDIILEFAEWLKNNQNVMKNASLLLSVVNKINPDEVKKAKSLTEVILMLKDPDVLAGISYFLTIMKKLGESIKG from the coding sequence ATGAGTGAAGTAGAAATAGATGAAGTTTTAGATTTACTAAAGGAATTGAAAGAGACAGGAATATTAGATATTATAAATTCTATGCTAAGAAACAGAGAAGATATAATCCTAGAATTCGCGGAGTGGTTAAAGAATAATCAAAACGTAATGAAAAATGCATCTTTATTACTATCAGTGGTAAATAAAATAAATCCTGATGAAGTAAAAAAAGCAAAATCATTAACAGAGGTAATATTAATGCTTAAAGATCCGGACGTTCTAGCAGGCATATCTTATTTCTTAACAATCATGAAAAAATTAGGTGAAAGCATAAAGGGTTAA
- the fdhF gene encoding formate dehydrogenase subunit alpha, whose protein sequence is MITLKVNGVEYKAQEGQTILQFLQSHGIYIPHVCYNSYLGPIRTCDTCVVEYNGKIVRACETKIQENAIINTESERVKEAREKAFNVILRNHDLYCTLCDNNVDCELHEAVSKLGIYSQKFLPKPYDVDDSNPFYVYDPKQCILCGRCVEACQDIVVNEVIKIDWSLNPPRVVWSNGKPIDYSSCVSCGTCVTVCPVNALMEKTLLGKAGYFTGINPEVKEKLIEAAKAGEKNFAPFMLISDIDKTLRKSLIKKTKTVCPFCGVGCSYEIWTRNEREILKVEPKPESPANGIATCIKGKFGQNYVNSKDRITKPLIKEGDHFREATWEEAIKLVASKLTQIKEKYGPDSIGIIASCTSTNEEAYLAQKFARQVIGTNNIDNCARYCQSPATTGLIRTVGYGADSGSAEDLACADLVILIGTNTAEAHPVIAGKIKRWHKLYNKKLVVIDVRKHEMAERADLFITPNVGTDIILINGIAKFIIDNNWEDKNFIRDRTVGFDDYKKSLEPFTLDYVEKVTGVDKEKIITIAKWIHESKGVSIAWAMGITQHQDGSETSTAISNLLLLTGNYGKPCCGAFPLRGHANVQGAGDVGALYNFLPGYQSLSDEKVRKKFEEAWNCELPKKPGISSTDMVDAILDGRIHAMYIMGEDKVLADADQTKTRDAFTKLDFLVVQDMFMTETAKYADVILPASAPLEKEGTYVNTERRIQRLYKVMEPLGESKSDWEIIQMIARAMGYNWNYSHPSEIMKEISSLAPIFEGVTYDRLEGFKSLQWPVKKDGTDSPYLYKDSFPFPDGKARFYPTKVIEPQNLDENYDLYLINGRMLEHFHWMRMTGKTEGIKYKVPQTFLEMSPELAEKKGLKTGDEVIIESRSGRIKTKVLVSNRVSGNKVFLSIHDDKDMNINWLTLDNKDPTARTPAYKETPVRVEKIESCTTCEPPLPRWNPRYAERTPQIGVKVEDKWKRKDYMKVIDQ, encoded by the coding sequence ATGATAACGCTAAAGGTTAATGGTGTAGAATACAAAGCTCAAGAAGGACAGACTATTCTACAATTTCTACAGAGTCATGGAATATATATACCTCACGTTTGTTATAATTCATATTTAGGTCCAATAAGGACATGCGATACATGTGTTGTTGAGTATAATGGAAAAATTGTTAGAGCATGTGAAACTAAAATTCAAGAAAATGCAATAATAAATACTGAAAGTGAACGAGTAAAAGAAGCTAGAGAAAAAGCATTCAATGTAATACTTAGAAACCATGATCTATATTGTACTTTATGCGACAACAACGTAGATTGTGAATTACATGAAGCAGTAAGCAAACTCGGAATTTATTCCCAAAAATTTTTACCTAAACCTTACGATGTAGATGATTCTAACCCATTTTATGTTTACGATCCTAAACAATGTATATTATGCGGAAGATGCGTAGAAGCTTGCCAAGATATAGTAGTTAACGAAGTTATAAAAATAGATTGGTCATTAAATCCTCCTAGAGTAGTATGGAGTAATGGAAAGCCTATAGATTACTCTTCATGCGTATCCTGTGGTACGTGCGTTACTGTTTGTCCTGTAAATGCATTAATGGAAAAAACTTTGCTAGGTAAAGCAGGATACTTTACCGGAATAAATCCAGAAGTAAAAGAAAAGCTAATTGAAGCAGCAAAAGCTGGAGAGAAAAACTTCGCTCCATTTATGCTAATAAGTGATATTGATAAAACACTTAGAAAATCATTAATTAAAAAGACTAAAACTGTTTGTCCATTCTGTGGAGTAGGATGTTCATATGAAATATGGACTAGAAATGAGAGAGAAATTTTAAAAGTAGAACCTAAACCAGAGTCTCCAGCAAATGGAATTGCAACCTGCATAAAAGGAAAATTCGGACAAAATTACGTAAACAGTAAAGACAGAATAACCAAACCATTAATTAAAGAAGGAGACCATTTTAGAGAAGCTACCTGGGAAGAAGCAATAAAGCTAGTAGCATCCAAATTAACGCAGATAAAAGAAAAATATGGCCCAGATTCAATAGGAATTATAGCATCGTGTACTTCAACAAATGAAGAAGCATACTTAGCTCAAAAATTCGCAAGACAAGTAATAGGCACAAATAATATAGACAACTGTGCCAGGTACTGCCAATCTCCAGCTACTACTGGTTTAATAAGAACCGTTGGATATGGAGCTGACAGTGGATCTGCAGAAGATTTGGCTTGCGCTGACCTAGTAATATTAATAGGTACTAATACTGCAGAAGCACATCCTGTAATAGCCGGTAAAATTAAAAGATGGCATAAGCTTTACAATAAAAAACTAGTTGTAATAGACGTACGAAAACACGAAATGGCTGAAAGAGCTGACTTATTTATTACACCTAATGTTGGAACTGATATCATTCTGATCAATGGGATAGCAAAATTCATTATAGATAATAATTGGGAAGATAAGAACTTCATCAGAGACAGAACAGTAGGTTTCGATGACTACAAAAAGAGTCTTGAACCATTTACGTTGGACTACGTAGAAAAAGTTACAGGAGTGGACAAGGAAAAAATCATAACCATTGCTAAATGGATTCATGAAAGTAAAGGAGTATCAATTGCCTGGGCAATGGGAATAACTCAGCATCAAGATGGAAGCGAAACTTCCACAGCAATTTCCAATTTACTTTTACTTACTGGTAATTATGGAAAACCATGCTGTGGTGCATTTCCATTAAGAGGGCACGCTAATGTTCAAGGAGCAGGAGACGTAGGAGCTTTATATAATTTCTTACCTGGGTATCAGTCTCTTTCCGACGAAAAAGTAAGAAAGAAATTTGAAGAAGCCTGGAATTGTGAATTACCAAAGAAACCAGGAATATCAAGTACAGATATGGTAGATGCGATATTAGACGGAAGAATTCACGCTATGTACATAATGGGTGAAGATAAAGTATTAGCTGATGCCGATCAAACTAAAACTAGAGATGCTTTTACTAAATTAGATTTCTTAGTTGTTCAAGATATGTTTATGACTGAAACTGCTAAATATGCTGATGTGATATTACCAGCGTCAGCTCCTTTAGAAAAAGAAGGAACTTACGTCAATACTGAAAGGAGAATACAAAGATTATATAAAGTTATGGAACCGCTAGGAGAAAGTAAAAGCGATTGGGAAATTATACAGATGATAGCTAGAGCAATGGGTTATAATTGGAATTATTCTCATCCTTCAGAGATTATGAAGGAAATTTCCTCACTGGCACCGATATTTGAAGGAGTTACTTATGATAGATTAGAAGGATTTAAGAGCTTACAATGGCCAGTTAAAAAAGACGGAACAGATTCTCCTTACTTATATAAGGATAGTTTTCCATTCCCAGATGGAAAAGCTAGATTCTATCCAACTAAGGTTATTGAACCTCAAAATCTTGACGAAAATTACGATTTATATCTAATAAACGGAAGAATGTTAGAGCACTTCCACTGGATGAGAATGACTGGAAAAACAGAAGGAATAAAGTATAAAGTACCGCAGACATTCTTAGAAATGTCTCCAGAGTTAGCTGAAAAGAAAGGATTAAAAACTGGAGATGAAGTAATTATAGAGTCAAGATCAGGAAGAATAAAGACAAAAGTTCTAGTCTCAAATAGAGTCTCAGGAAATAAGGTATTCCTAAGTATTCATGATGATAAAGATATGAACATTAACTGGTTAACATTAGATAATAAAGATCCTACTGCTAGAACTCCAGCATATAAAGAAACTCCAGTAAGAGTAGAAAAAATAGAATCATGCACTACATGTGAACCTCCTTTACCTAGATGGAATCCAAGATATGCAGAAAGAACTCCACAAATAGGCGTTAAAGTAGAAGATAAATGGAAAAGAAAAGACTACATGAAGGTGATAGATCAATGA
- a CDS encoding ABC transporter ATP-binding protein has protein sequence MMVIEADRLTKRYGDFEALHSLSFKIEKRSITAIVGPNGAGKSTLLKIIAGLINRTSGHLTVLGEDPWKSQDLPKELSVILDRPYLPLYLTVEDVIREVISEFNTSYSDVINILDILNLSIFLKNKVKELSTGTRQKLQIAFSLLKNPEIIVADEPTATLDVASRFEVYNTLLRLREKQGVTVLISSHIASELLTISTHLLAINNGIIRYNNEISKLIRKDLLEEFYIVVDNIGKALDCLKSFKTEVLGNQIKVRGDIRKIVSILTENNVKIFYLRNSILDKSILGEIGWG, from the coding sequence TTGATGGTTATTGAAGCTGATAGGCTCACGAAAAGGTACGGAGATTTTGAGGCATTGCACTCCCTTTCTTTCAAAATAGAGAAAAGAAGTATAACGGCAATAGTAGGGCCTAATGGGGCAGGAAAATCTACTTTGTTGAAAATTATTGCTGGATTGATTAATAGAACTTCAGGTCATTTAACGGTTTTAGGAGAAGATCCTTGGAAGAGCCAAGATTTGCCTAAAGAATTATCTGTAATTTTGGATAGACCTTATTTGCCTCTATATTTAACTGTAGAAGATGTGATTAGAGAAGTTATTTCAGAATTTAATACTTCTTACTCTGATGTTATTAATATTTTAGACATTCTTAATCTTTCAATTTTCTTAAAGAACAAGGTGAAAGAACTATCTACTGGAACTAGGCAGAAGTTACAGATAGCATTCTCTTTATTAAAAAATCCAGAAATTATTGTAGCTGATGAACCTACAGCAACTCTAGATGTTGCATCTAGGTTTGAAGTTTATAATACACTTTTAAGATTAAGAGAAAAACAAGGCGTTACTGTACTTATATCTTCTCATATAGCGTCAGAGTTACTTACAATATCTACTCATTTATTAGCTATAAATAATGGTATAATCAGATATAATAATGAGATATCAAAGCTGATAAGGAAAGATTTACTAGAGGAATTTTATATTGTTGTAGATAACATAGGTAAGGCTTTGGATTGTTTAAAATCGTTTAAGACAGAAGTTTTAGGAAATCAAATTAAAGTAAGAGGAGATATAAGGAAAATAGTATCAATTTTAACTGAAAATAATGTAAAAATTTTCTATTTAAGAAATTCTATTTTAGATAAGAGTATTCTAGGTGAAATTGGTTGGGGTTAA
- the fdhD gene encoding formate dehydrogenase accessory sulfurtransferase FdhD codes for MSQKIKSIKYEDNEAISSEEDVVIESPLKLTIQGEFNTNTIYIMRTPGDDEELALGFLFTQGIISGIEDIVSLEVNENEVHVKIAKPVKFEREILVNSSCGICGNPTMLKILENKNTNFKINASLILSLPEKMIKKQKLFQETGGLHAAALFDREGNLIDIKEDVGRHNAVDKLIGKMISKKLDGSLYILQVSGRAGYEIVEKAIIGKIPIISAISAPTTSSIELCKITGTTLIGFIRQNKFNIYAHPERIIFD; via the coding sequence ATGAGTCAAAAAATTAAAAGCATAAAATATGAAGATAACGAAGCTATTTCATCGGAAGAAGATGTTGTAATAGAATCACCACTTAAATTGACAATACAAGGAGAGTTTAACACTAATACAATTTATATTATGAGAACTCCAGGAGATGATGAAGAATTAGCTTTAGGATTTCTTTTTACTCAAGGAATAATATCCGGAATTGAGGACATAGTTTCTTTAGAAGTTAACGAAAATGAAGTTCACGTAAAAATAGCAAAACCTGTGAAATTTGAAAGAGAAATCTTAGTAAACTCTAGTTGTGGTATATGTGGAAATCCTACTATGTTAAAAATTCTAGAAAATAAAAATACAAATTTCAAAATAAATGCATCACTTATTCTATCTTTACCTGAAAAGATGATTAAAAAACAGAAGCTTTTTCAAGAAACAGGAGGACTCCATGCTGCTGCATTATTTGATAGAGAAGGGAATTTAATAGATATAAAAGAGGACGTAGGAAGACACAATGCAGTAGACAAATTAATTGGAAAAATGATATCTAAAAAATTAGATGGATCATTATACATCCTACAAGTAAGTGGAAGGGCAGGGTACGAGATAGTAGAAAAAGCTATAATAGGTAAAATTCCTATCATATCAGCAATTTCAGCACCTACCACTTCATCGATAGAACTATGTAAGATTACGGGTACTACTCTAATAGGATTCATAAGACAGAATAAATTTAATATATATGCTCATCCAGAAAGAATAATTTTTGATTGA
- a CDS encoding ATP-binding cassette domain-containing protein, with protein MLKAINVYKEIKDNLILQDINLNIEKGDKIGLVGLHNSGKTMLLDILSGKTRPSKGKVIIEGEKTLNRKKIAYVPQVPLLNLSLTPRDLVKYIEGNEHFLEELGINPKSKIKNLSLNEKKRIFLALSLNFSPEYLLIDEINDDEYLKKFFLNFEGGIIVTSHSLRKIWDLISKVIILNKGKIVYSRNKEELLYKIIKIDKKYFSSNLKNHDYDMEGDYIEIWLKRNEKIDQIKGEETLVDPDDAILRYYLRD; from the coding sequence ATGCTGAAAGCTATTAATGTTTATAAGGAGATTAAAGACAACTTAATTTTACAAGATATAAACCTAAATATAGAAAAAGGTGACAAAATCGGATTAGTAGGATTACATAATTCTGGAAAAACAATGCTTCTAGATATTTTATCAGGGAAAACTAGACCTAGTAAAGGTAAAGTAATAATCGAAGGAGAAAAAACTCTCAATAGAAAAAAGATAGCTTATGTTCCTCAAGTTCCTCTTTTAAATTTATCATTAACACCCAGAGATCTTGTAAAATATATTGAAGGAAATGAACATTTTTTGGAAGAATTAGGAATAAATCCTAAAAGTAAGATAAAAAATTTAAGTTTAAACGAAAAGAAGAGGATATTTCTAGCATTATCATTAAACTTCTCTCCGGAATATTTGCTTATAGACGAAATCAATGACGACGAATATTTAAAAAAATTTTTTCTAAATTTTGAAGGAGGCATCATAGTAACTAGCCATAGCCTAAGAAAAATATGGGATCTGATTTCAAAAGTCATAATTTTAAATAAAGGAAAAATAGTATACTCAAGAAATAAAGAAGAATTACTTTACAAGATAATAAAAATTGATAAAAAATATTTCTCCTCTAATCTTAAAAATCATGATTATGATATGGAAGGAGATTATATCGAAATTTGGCTAAAAAGAAATGAAAAAATTGATCAAATAAAAGGAGAAGAAACGTTGGTAGATCCAGATGATGCTATTCTCAGATATTATCTTAGAGATTAA